In one window of Arachis ipaensis cultivar K30076 chromosome B06, Araip1.1, whole genome shotgun sequence DNA:
- the LOC107647746 gene encoding mitogen-activated protein kinase kinase kinase 3-like yields MSDLQWKKVEVLGAGSYGTVSLAILVDEQNRFHSFIAVKSSIPRLAFSLEKEEQIFKSLWEGESSGCQEIIECFGTETTLEHGHQFYNLFLEYAPYGSLADLIHKKPLPETEVSVYARMIVKGLSHIHRKGIVHCDLKPENILVFPSLDKEIANYQLKIADFGLSKTKEEKADVELWKSKPRGTPSYLSPEAFSGHINAPMDIWALGCIVIEMLTGLPAWSESPLLIEELRYLVEHHKLSPKKPQGIGFFCHDFLEKCFMKDPSKRWTADRLLDHPFLYITLFHSYYLATWL; encoded by the coding sequence ATGAGTGATTTACAATGGAAGAAGGTGGAGGTCTTGGGAGCAGGTTCTTATGGCACTGTTTCTCTTGCCATTCTTGTTGATGAACAAAATCGGTTTCACAGCTTCATTGCTGTAAAGAGCTCCATTCCCAGGTTGGCATTCTCACTGGAGAAAGAAGAACAGATTTTTAAATCACTTTGGGAAGGTGAAAGTAGTGGTTGCCAAGAAATTATTGAATGCTTTGGAACTGAGACCACATTAGAGCACGGACATCAATTCTACAATCTTTTCTTGGAGTATGCTCCTTATGGTTCTTTGGCTGACTTGATCCACAAGAAACCTCTTCCCGAGACCGAGGTGAGTGTCTATGCACGCATGATTGTTAAAGGACTTTCACATATTCATCGCAAAGGAATCGTCCACTGTGACCTCAAGCCGGAGAACATTCTTGTGTTTCCTTCATTGGATAAAGAGATTGCAAACTATCAATTGAAGATTGCAGATTTTGGATTATCGAAAACCAAAGAGGAGAAAGCAGATGTTGAGTTGTGGAAGTCCAAGCCAAGAGGTACGCCGTCATACTTGTCGCCGGAAGCGTTTTCCGGTCATATTAATGCTCCGATGGATATATGGGCACTTGGTTGCATAGTGATTGAAATGCTCACTGGATTGCCTGCCTGGAGTGAGAGCCCTTTGCTTATTGAGGAGTTGAGGTACTTGGTTGAGCATCATAAACTATCACCCAAGAAGCCGCAGGGAATCGGTTTTTTCTGCCATGATTTTCTGGAAAAGTGTTTTATGAAGGATCCTAGCAAGAGGTGGACTGCAGACAGGCTTCTTGATCATCCTTTCCTTTATATCACCCTgtttcattcatattatcttgCAACTTGGCTATGA